The DNA sequence CCCGGGCGACACGCTGGGCCTTGTCGAGGTCGCGGCTCCACACCGCGCCGGCCAGTCCGTAGCGCGACGCGTTGGCGACGCGAACCGCCTCCGCGGCGTTTGCCACACGGATCACCGTCAACACCGGGCCGAAGATCTCCTCGCGCGCGGCGTAGGCGCCGGCCTTGGCGCCGAGCAGCACGGTCGGCCGGTAGAAGGCGCCGGGAGCGAGCTCGTCGACCCGCCGACCGCCGGCCGCAGTTTGCAGACCTTCCGCCACCGCGCGCTGGATGAAAGCCTCGACGTCGGCTGCCGCCTGCTGGTCGATCAACGGGCCGACCTGGGTCGATTCGTCGAAGGGGTCGCCGAGGCGCAGGTTCTCGGCGATGGCGGCGACACCTTCTTCGACGCGCTCGGCCACCGACTCTTCCACCACTAGCCGTGAGCCGGAGAAGCAGCGCTGACCGGCATTGCGGAAGATCCCCGCCGCAGCCGCGGGGATGGCGCGGTCGAGGTCGGCGTCGGCGAGGATGATGTTGGCCGACTTACCACCCAGCTCGAGCAGCAGGTTCTTGATCGTCGGTGCCGCGGTGCGCATCACCGCGCTGCCCGCCGCGGTGCCACCGGTGAGGGTGATCAGGTCGACCTCGTCGCGGCCGGCGGCGTCGGCGGCGACGTCCACCCGGCCGTGCACCAGGTTGAGCACCCCCGGCGGCACACCCGCTTCGGCGGCGGCTCGGCAGAGCTCGACGGTCAACAGCGGCGCTCGTTCCGAGGGTTTGAGCACCACCGAGTTGCCGGCGGCGAGGGCGGGAGCGGCCTTGATGCCGGCGAACATCAACGGTGCGTTGTAAGGCGTCAGGCCGAGGACCACGCCGACCGGCTCGCGCACCACCCGGCGTTCGACGCCGCGCTCGGCCTGCAGTTCGAGGTCGCGGTCGTTCTCGGCATGCTCCGCTTCGCGGCGGCAGGCCGAGGTCGCCGCCAGGACGTCGATCCGTGCCTCCGGCAGCGTCTTGGCGTTGTCGAAGAGGATGCGACGGACCAGGTCGTCGGCTCTCGACTCGAGGATCTCGGCCGTCCGGCGCAGGATCTCGGCGCGCTCGGCCGCCGATAGGCCGCGCCACACGCCGTCATCGAAGCTGCGCCGCGCCGCCGCAACGGCGGCCCC is a window from the Acidobacteriota bacterium genome containing:
- a CDS encoding aldehyde dehydrogenase family protein, encoding MPKPLAARDVPAFSTACHFIDGRAVEGEGDAFSTQFPVTGEPLIELRAATQEQVGAAVAAARRSFDDGVWRGLSAAERAEILRRTAEILESRADDLVRRILFDNAKTLPEARIDVLAATSACRREAEHAENDRDLELQAERGVERRVVREPVGVVLGLTPYNAPLMFAGIKAAPALAAGNSVVLKPSERAPLLTVELCRAAAEAGVPPGVLNLVHGRVDVAADAAGRDEVDLITLTGGTAAGSAVMRTAAPTIKNLLLELGGKSANIILADADLDRAIPAAAAGIFRNAGQRCFSGSRLVVEESVAERVEEGVAAIAENLRLGDPFDESTQVGPLIDQQAAADVEAFIQRAVAEGLQTAAGGRRVDELAPGAFYRPTVLLGAKAGAYAAREEIFGPVLTVIRVANAAEAVRVANASRYGLAGAVWSRDLDKAQRVARGVRSGYLWINTYGAVFGDVPFGGYGHSGIGREAGRWGYEAYTELKTIMLDTTGGTTAPLFEP